The Candidatus Roseilinea sp. sequence GTCCGCGTTGAAATTATGCTCGACGAGCAGATCGTCGCCACGCAGCCGAATCCGCAACCGTCGCTCACGTTCTCCACGCGCATCGAGTACACGCCGCGCGCGCAAGGGCGGCTACAACTACGCGCCGTGGCTGTGGATGCCGCCGGCGTCGCCAGCGAGCCTTATACGATTACGCTCGTCGTCGGCGAGGCGTCGCCCGCCTCTCTGCCGCCGATCGAGACCACGCCGGTCGCCGGCCCAGGCGGTTGTATTCTGACGGCTGCGTTTGTTGAGGACATCAGCATTCCCGACGGCACACTCATCGCCGCCGGCGCGGCCTTCACCAAGACCTGGCGCATGCGCAATACCAGCGGCTGCGATTGGGGCGAGGGCTACACCATTGCCTTCTTCTCCGATACGCCCATGCACCCAACCGGCAGCGAGCCGATCCGGCCGACGCCGAGCAATGCCCTGGTTGATATCAGCGTGCCGTTGACCGCGCCAACGCAACCCGGCGTTTACACGACCACTTGGCGCTTGAAAGATCCGAGCGGGCGGTTCTTCGGCAATCGCGTGTTCGCTGTGATCCGCGTGCCGTGAGCGGCCTTGCCGGCGCAACATCACCGCACATATACGCGCACCTGCCACAGCATGCCGGCGCTGCGCTGAAACCGCACACTCAGCCCGCTGCGCGCAACAACGGCGTCCAACGCCGCAAAGCGATCTTCGCCGCGCGGCTGCGCCGGGTGCCGCTCTTCCGCTGGCTGCTGTCGCTGCTCCGGGCCTCGCAGCGGCAGCAACTGGATCGCGGGGTGGTGCAGACCGCGCTGGAGCTGGAGTTCCCACAGGTGAAGCTGCTCAGTTGAAAACCTTCAGACACATCAGCGATGAGCGTTGTAAATAACGCGGCTTTCACGGTTTTGGCAGGCCGGCTTAACCGAGCGAACCGCATCACCAAATTTGCGTTTGATGACCGAGTTGACCGTTTCGTTCTTCCAAAACAAGCCGTCCAGACGCGCATGCGAGACCAACTCAGCCCGCGCCTGGCGTTCAGACTACCCCCACGCCGAATCGGTGGGATGATGTCACGTGGGCCAACCGTCTTGCTGTCGAAGCCGCTGTTGGCCAGCCTCACCCAAACTGGATGACTGCTTTTCTCACGTTTGCCATACCGCCCTGCGCGCCGCTCGAGCGTGGACAAGTGCGGCGCGTCGTTGCTCGGCCCGACGCCATGCACTACGGCCAGGATCATCTGGCTGCTGACACCGACGGCATACGCGCCTTTCAACCAGCGTTTGAACCGCTTGCCGCGGCGGGTCTGAAAGTAGGCGCTGGCATTCGTCGGGCGAAAAGAGGGTCGAGTCGAGCCTGATCGCGTCTTCCTGAACCAAACCGCCGTTATCCAGGGCGCTCAGCAGCGCCTCGTTCATCTCCTCCAAGCGACCGGCTCGAAAGCGGTGATACATCCGGTTAAGCGTGCTGTAGTCCGGCACGCTGGTCAGCTCCAAGGCGTCGCGGAGTTCAACAGCAACGCTTCAAAGTTGCGGTAGCTCATCTTGAAAATGTGGAGCAGTTGCAGTTGCAGTTGCAGTCGCCGTTCTCTTACCGACTCCACATCCACCGCGACGGCGAGACGCGTGCCCGGCTTGTTAACCTGCCCGAAACCTTCGCCTACCTGCTGGGGCTGGACGTTCAGACGCGCCGGGTGTACGATTGCAGGCAAGACGCCTGCGATCCCGGGGGAGGAGACTGGGAACGCGGACGTCCCGTCCGCACGTTACCTGGTCTATCGCGGCACCTTGCGCAACGGCCGCACCGTTGTTGTCATCTGGCGCGAGATCAAAGGCCGGACGGCGGAAGACTACCGGCGCGACGCCGCCTTCGTGGCCGAACAGAAACTGGCTGAAGGCGCGGATGAAATCTGGGTCAACGGCGATTCGCTCATACCCGGCGCGTGTTCGCTGGATCCCATCTTCAAGGAACGCTTGTTTTCAAGAGTGGAGGCGTGAGCATGAGAGAGAAGATACCTGTCCCAAAAGAAAAGTTGGCGGAATTTTGCCAGCGACATCATATCCGACGGTTGGCTCTCTTCGGTTCCGCCCTACACGGTGACTTTGGGCTGGAAAGCGACATTGACCTGCTGGTAGAGTTTGAACCGGCGCATGTCCCAGGGCTTTTTGGCATGGCTCGCATGGAGCGCGAATTATCGGCGCTTCTGGGCGGCCGCAAGGTGGACCTGCGCACGCCCGAAGACTTGAGCCGCTACTTCCGGGAAGATGTTCTTCGGGAAGCCGAGGTGCAGTATGCGCAAGGATGACCGCGTCCGTCTCCAGCATATGCTCGATGCCGCCCGGGAGGCCGTTGAGTTTGCCCGCCTTGCACGCCGCCAGGATTTGGATCACGACCGCAAACTGACGCTGGCGCTGGTCAAGGATATTGAGATCATCGGCGAAGCCGCTTACCAGATTTCCGAGGCGACGCGTCAGCAATTGCCGCAGATTCCCCGGGACGACATTGTGGGAATGCGCCACCGCCTGGTCCATGCGTACTTCGACATCAACCTGGACGTTCTCTGGAACACCGTGAAGGACGACCTGCCTGCGCTCATTGCCATTCTACAGCCAGCATTGGAGGGCGCGTAGGCTATACCAGACGGCATCCAGCAGTATGTCAAACTTGAAAACCGCCTGATCCTGCTGGCCTGGCTCAATAGCCTCTTCGGCTACACGAGCAACCGCGCGTTGCTGGAAGACTGCAAGAGCGTAGCTGAAGGTTTTGGCCCATATGGGCGCAGTTTTCTTTACCATCACCTGATCGCCCGCGGCAGTCAGGTCAAAATCCTCGCCGACGATCTGGCGCGCTACGATGAAAACATCCGTCTACGCCTGGAGAAGATCAACCGCGGCCGCACCGAGCGCATCACATTGCGCTACTTCACAATACCTGGCCGCCTTGTACACGGAAATCTACCTCGACCGCCTCTTCAACGCGCGGGCGCAAGGACGCAGCAGTGCTGCGCCCCTACTCGCCTACTGGATAGCCACCGGCAGCAGCGATGTGCTGACCGTCGTGCGCTTTCTCCAGCGCTTCCTGAGCGACCGCGCCTGGGCGATCAAGACGCTGAAAGCGGTTCTGGACGGCAAGACCGGGCTGGTCGCGCCGGATGGGAGCGATGTGTGTGCCGGGCGATTCCCTTTTCTGCGTGAACTTGGGAGCGCCGGCGTCTGCCTGCCCGACCTGGGAACGCAGGCGTCTCCGGTGTCTCGCCTGCACATCTCTATGACGACATCCTTCAACGCCTCTTCCACGCCCCAGGCAGCGGCCTGCATGTGTGCGAGATTCAAGAGCAGTCCCGGCGAGTTGGGACTCAAAGCGGCCAACGCCGGGGACTATTCTGGCGTGATTTCCATCGGCGATACCTCGGCCTTCAAGAAACTGGTGGAAGAGGATTCCGGCACCATTGCATTGGAAGAAGACGCCATCGCCGGTTCGTTCTTTGAGCACATCAACCGCCCGGATTCCGGCCTGCACGTGCTCATCGGCGCCAAGAAATTCATGGAAGGCTGGAACTCCTGGTGCGTGGCCAGCATGGGCTTCTTGAACATCGGGCGGCAGGAAGGTTCACAGATCATTCAATGCTCAGTTGAAAACCTCGCATAATGCCAAGCGATGAGTGCCAAAACCAAAGCTGGACAGATGCGTGAGCGTCGGCATGTGAAAGCCGCGCGGATCATCTACGCCCAGGCGCAGGCGGCGTTCCCGCGCTACAGCCATCGGTTCAGCCCGAAGAAGTTTACCCTGCCGCAGTTGGCGACGTGCGTGCTGCTGAGCTTCTACTTCAAGATGAGCTACCGCGACTTTGAAGCGTTGCTGTTGATGAGCCAGGAACTCCGCGACGTGTTGGAGCTGACCGGCGTGCCGGACTACAGCACGCTCAATCGGATGTATCACCGCTTTCGAGCCAGTCACTTGGACAAGATGAACGAGGCGCTGCTGAGGGCACTGGATAACGGCGGTTTGGTTCAGGAAGACGCGAGCAGGCTCGACTCGACCCTCTTTTCGCTCGACCGATGCCAGCGCCTACTTTCAGACCCGCCGCGGCAAGCCGTTCAAACGCTGGTTGAAAGGCGCGTATGCCGTCGGTGTCAGCAGCCAGATGATCCTGGCCGTGGTGCATGGCGTCGGGCCGAGCAACGACGCGTCGCACTTGTCCACGCTCAAGCGGCGCGCAGGGCGGTATGGCAAACGTGATGAATGCGGTCATCCAGTTTGGGTGAGGCTGGCCGACAGCGGCTTCGAGGGCAAGACGGTTGGCCCACGTGACATCATCCCACCGATTCGGCGCGGTGGTAGCCTGAACGCCAGGCGCGGGCTGAGTTGGCCTCGCATGTGCGTCTGGACGGCTTGCTCGGTCAGCGTGGAAGAACGAAACGGTCAACTCGGTCATCAAACGCAAATTTGGTGATGTGGTTCGCTCGGTGAAGCCGGCCTGCCAAAACCGTGAAAGCCGTGTCAAGTCTGTCGTTTACAACGCTCATCGCTGAGCATGTACTTGTGTCTGAAGGTTTTCAACTGAGCAAGCCAATGTAAATAGTCGTAGGATGTTCATCTGTCTACTCCTTTCTTTTGGGTTTTCTGGACTGCATGGCGTAACAACGACGCGCCGCATCGGTCCGCGCCAAAGCGCCGCGCCCGGAAGTACGGCAAAGCGGCTTCGACATCCCACCCATTCGGCGCAGCGGCGCTATGCAACGCAAGGCGCGGGCTATCGGTGGGGTTCAACTGAGCAAGCGACAGGCCTTTTCCGACTGTTCTCGATATAATCCCCGTGCGCAACAAGCGCGTGACACACGCGGTCGCATACGCCTCGTCCGTCCAACGCGCCAGAAGCGCAGGACTGCACGATGAGCAGATGGCGAGTTCAATTGTTGGGCGGTTTCGGCCTATGGCGCGATGAGACCGCGCTGGCGCACCGCTTCGAGACCGATAGCGCGCGCGCCCTGTTCGCCTGGCTGTGTTTGAACGCCGGCAAGCCGGCCCGCCGCGATGCGCTGGCTGCCCTGCTCTGGCCCGACACGTCACAATCCGCCGCCCTGAGCGCCCTACGCACCACCCTCACCCGCATGCGTCGCGCCCTGGCTGACGCTGCGCCGGCCTTGCACAGCGATCCCCAAACGGTGACGCTGATCCTGCCGGCAGATTGGGATGTGGACGCAGCGCTCTTCGACCAGGCCATCGCCCAGACACGGGCGCATACCCACCGGCGAGCGGCGGGCTGCCCGGATTGTCTGGCGCGCTTGCAGCAAGCTGTGGCGCGCTATGCGGGCGATCTGCTGGCCGGCCTATCGGTCGAGAGCGACCTGTTTATGGACTGGCTGGCCGGCCAGCGCGAGCACTTTCACCAAGCTGCGCTCGATGCGCTGGAGACGCTGGCCGAGCGGGCCGCGATGGCAGCAGACTGGCCCACTGCCCTCCACTACAGCCGGCGACAACTGAGCCTCGAACCCTGGCACGAACCTGCGCACCGCCGCGCGATGCTAGGGTTAGCGCATCAGGGCCAACGCATGGCTGCGCTGGCGCAATACCGCGCCTGCCAGCGCGTGCTCCAACAAGAATTCGGCGCAGACCCCGACCCAGAGACCCAGCGCCTGGCCGATGCGATTCGCCTCAGCCGGTGGTCTTCTGCCGCCCGCGCGCCTGCGCCGGGGCAGACCCGCGCCGAGGCGCTCGACCAGTTGCCGTTCATCGGCCGCGACCGTGACCTGCGCGCGCTGATGGACTTGCTGAACCACCCCGCAACGCGCCTGCTCAGCGTGGTAGGGGAAGGCGGCATCGGCAAAACGCGCCTGGTCATCCGCGCAGCGCAACACATGCGCTTCGCCTTCGACGACGGCGCGCGTTTCATCTTCCTGCATCCCGAAGATAAACCGGCCCACGCGCCCGACCCCGCGCGCACCACATCGCACTTGGCATGGCACATCGCAGAGGCCTGCCAGATCAGCGCCCAAGGCCATCGCTCGCCCGAAGCGCAGGTCCTGACTGCGCTGAAGGCGCGCCGCCATCTGCTGGTGTTCGACAGCTTCGAGCACGTGCTGGAAGCAGCCGGATTCCTCGGCGAGCTGCTGGAAGCAGCGCCCGGCTGCGCCGCGCTGGTCGCGTCGCGTCAGCGCCTGAATTTGCGCCACGAGCAGGTCGTGCGACTGGAGGGGATGTCGCTGAATATCGAAGGCGCAACCGGCAGCGCCGGCGCGCAGCTCTTCCTTGCCCTGGCCGAGCGCAACGGCGTTGTGCTGAACGCGCCAGAGGCCCGTCCGCAGATCGAGGCGATTTGCGCTGCGCTGCACGGCATGCCGTTGGGCATCGAGCTGGCCGCCGCTTGCCTGAGCGGGATGGGGCTATCGGCGTTGCAACAGGCCGTGCAACAGTCCCCCGGCGTCCTCAGCATCCCAATCGCCGATCTGCCCGTGCGTCATCGCAGCTTGCAGGCAGTGTTCGAGTCGGCGTGGCAGACGCTGGGCGAAGCCGGTCAACAGGCGCTGGCCGCACTCAGCGTGCTGCGCGCGCCTTGTCCGCCCCAGGCCGCCGTGCATCTGGCCGGCAGCGCCGCCACCCTCACCGCGCTTGTCGAGCAGTCGCTCGCGCACCACCTGGCCGACGGCAGCCTGTGGATGCACGAATCCACGCGCCGCTTTGCCGCAGACAAACTGGGCGCCGGCCCCGATGGCGCAGCGCGCGCCCAGGCCGCGCAGCGCCGACACGCCGAGTGGTTTCTGCGCTGGTTGGCCGAGTCGCACAGCGCGCTGCGCAGCACCGCCAGCGCGGACACCCGCGAACAACTCATCGCCAGCTTCGACGATTTGGACGCCGCCTGGCGCTGGGCGCTGGCGCAAGGAGAATGGGAGTGGGTATCGGCTGCCGCCTTCAGTTACGAGACGTTGCATCGCCTGGCCGGCCGGCTGGCCGAGGGCGCAGATCACTTGAGCCATGCCCTGCAGATCGCTCCGCCGGCGCACGACGAGGCCGCCTGCCGGCTGCGCGCGCGGCTGCTCATCGCCCGCGACATCTTGCAAAGCTTGCGCGACAATCAGGCCAACATGGCGGCCGAGCTGCGCGAGGCCGCTGCGCTGGCCGAGCGCATCGGCGATCGGGCGCTGATTATCCTGGCGTGGAGCCGGCTCGCCAGGGAACTGCGCGACCACGGCAAAGACGGCGCGCGCCAGGCGCTCGATCACGCGCAGGCCGCGCTGCAGGAGATTGAGGGGCAGCCGGCCGATCCAGACGCCCTCAGCGCGCAGGCCGAATACTGGCGGCAATCCGGCGCGCTCGACTTCCGCGAAGGCCGCTGGGAGCCGGCCGAGCGCCATTTTCGCACCGCCCTGGCGTTGGCCCGGCGCGCGCAAGATCACCTGCTGATTCCCAAAATGATGGAGCACCTCAGCACCGTGCTCGTCGCGCGCGGCGCAAGCGCCGAGGCCGACGCGCTGCTCAATGAAGCGCTGGAATGCTACCAGCAGTTGCGGCTCACTTATCAGCAGACCAATGTGCTCGACCTGCTGGGGCAGCGCGCCGACGCACAAGGCCATTACGCGCAGGCCCGGCAACACTATTTGAAAGCAATTGAACTGGCCCAGGCCAGCGGCAATCGCGACGCCGAAATGGTGACGCGCATCAACCTGGGCATCTCATGCGATCAGATGGGCGACTACGCCCAGGCGCTGGCGCACACCGAGGCGGCGCTGGCGCTGTGCCGCGAGTTGGGCGGGACCGATCACCTCACCGTCGTGCTGGCCAACCTCAGCCTACACGCCCATCACAACGGCGCGCACGACACCGCGCTGCACTACGCGCGCGAAGCCACAACGTTGGCAAAGCAGTTTGGCATCCCTGAGCTGGAAGCGTATGGCTGGGAATTCCAGGGCCATGCGCTGCTGGCCGTCGGTCAGGTGGATGCAGCCGAAGCCGCATACCGGCGCGCGTTGGAGATGCGCCAAGCGCTGGAACAGGCGATGCTGGCGTTAGAGACGCGCGCCGGCTTGGCCCGCGTTGCGCTGGCGCGCGGCGACACCCCCGGCGCTTCAGCCTGGGTGGAGCCGATCGCCGCGCATCTCTTGAACGGCCATACGCTCGACGGCGCCGAAGAGACGCTGCGCGTGTACTGGACGACATACCAGGCGCTGGCGCACAACGACGACCGACGCGCAGGAGCGATCCTGCGCCTGGCCGCGCACCTGATTGAACAGCGCGCCGCCCGCCTGAGCGATGCGCACAGCCGGGCAGTGTATCTCAACGTGGAAGCACATCGGTGTATTCTGGAAGCCTGGCGCGCAAACAGCGTTTCCCGCGCCGCCGCAACGCAAAACCTTCAGACAGGGTTGCCGCAATAGCATGCTGTTCACTCTAGTTATGCAGACACGGGGGCCAGGCGGCTGTTGTCGAGAGAACAAGTCACTTGCGGGGTGACGCCTTGCCCGTTATAGTCTGCGCCACTGATGCCCTCTGTCTCAGTCGCCGGCATCGCAGATGTCCTGCATGGAACGCACCGATGAGCCAACGCAGTTCGCTATTGTGTCGTGTGGGGTGAAATCGAGATGTTGTTTGACAAGTTGCCCACAGGTTTTCGCCAGGCGTTGCGCAGCGCGCTCGTAGGGGTTATCCTAGCCGTCAGCCTGTCCGGTCCATTCCCCCTGGCGAGTGCACCCGGCTGGTCCGGCGTCGGCCATTTCGTCACCGAGTCCATCGGCTACACCGACGGCAACCATCCCCGCGCTTACACCGTGCCGCCGAACTTTCGCCAAGCCTCCACCAGCCTGAGCGCGGCGCAGTCCACCATCACCGCAAATGACGCGGCGGATATCTACGTCAACTTTAACTACGACACGACCGGCAAGACGATCTACATCGTGTACACCACCGACGGCAGCGCGCCGAACAAGACCAACGGCAGCGTGATCACGGCCAGCTTCTCGAAGTACCACGATCCCAACCGCACCTGGGTGGGCACCATCCCGGCGCAGATCACCGGCACGGTGGTGAACTACGTGATCTACGCCAGCGATGGCACGCTGGCCGCTGCCTGGGGTCGCATCTCCGGCACACCCTCCGACCGCGCCATCAGCCAATACCAGACAACCTGGAGCGAGGCCGACAACGCCTACTTCAGCTACACCGTGCAGCCGGCCGGCGGCGGGGGCGGGTTCTCCTGGTCGGGCAAGCGCGCCATCTGGCTGGAGCCGGGCGTCATCGCCTGGAACGGCGCAGCCGGCGCAAGTTACCGCCTGTATTACGAGCCGAATGCCGGCCTGACGAGCAGCTCGCCCTATCTCACGCTGACCCTGTCGGGCACGATCAACGGCGCGCACTATCCGAAGAACCCCAACACGCATGGCCTGCCCCGGCTCACGCTGAGCGCCGGCGATCTGGTCAGCGTGCCGACCTTGCTCAAGGGCCAGGTGGTCGTCGCCGCGTTGAACAGCAGCAATCAGGTCATTGACGCCACGCAGCCACAAATCCAGGGCGTGCTCGATGCGCTCTACGCCTCGGCTGCCGCCACTCAAACGTTGGGGGCGAGCTACAGCGGCGGCGCGCCCACGGTGCGCGTGTGGGCGCCGACGGCGCAGCACGTCGCCTTGCGGCGCTACGCCGACGCCATCACCACCACCTACGCCGTCCACAGCCTGACGCTCGATACATCCAGCGGCGTGTGGAGCGTCACCGGCGACGCAAGCTGGGATCGCCAGTTCTACCTGTTCGAGGTCACGGTGTACGTGCCGGAGCTGAACGCCATCACCACCACGCTGGCCAGCGACCCCTACGCCGTTTCGCTCTCGGCGGACACCGCCGCGCCGGATGACCCGCGCGCACAGTTCGTCAACCTGGACGACGCCGATCTGAAGCCGGCCGGTTGGGATGCCCACGCCCGCCCCGCGCTCCCTGCGCCGGAGGATGTCAGCATCTACGAGCTGCATGTGCGCGACTTCAGCATCGGCGACACCACCGTGCTCACCCCCGACCATCGCGGCACTTACCTGGCCTTCACCTACGATGGCGCGCTGCGCCCGCTCTCCAACGGGATGAACCATCTGAAGCAATTGCGCCAGGCCGGCCTGACCCATGTGCAGCTCTTGCCGGCGTTCGACTTCGCCAGCGTGCCTGAAGATAACGTGCCGCGCGCGCCCACGCCCAACCCCACCGGCTATCCGCCCGATAGCACTCAGCCCCAGCTCATCATCAGCGCCACGCGCCACACCGACGGCTTCAACTGGGGCTACGACCCGCTGCACTTCGGCGCGCCGGATGGAAGCTACGCCACCGACCCGCATGGCGTCGCCCGCGTGCGCGAGTTCCGCGAGATGGTGAAGGCGTTGCACGACAACGGCCTGCGCGTCACCATGGATGTGGTGTACAACCACACTGCCGCCTTTGGCCTACAAGACAAGAGCGTGTTGGATCGCATCACGCCGGGCTATTACCACCGCATGAATCTCAACGGCGCGGTGCAGACCTCCTCTTGCTGCGCCGACACCGCCAGCGAATACGCCATGATGGAGAAGCTGATGCGCGACACGCTGCGGCGCTGGGTGCAGCAATACAAGGTGGATGGCTTCCGCTTCGACTTGATGAACCTGCACACCGTCTCGAACATGCTGGCCATCAAGAACGACTTGCTCGGCATCGAGCCGACGCTCTATCTCTACGGCGAGGGATGGGACTTCGGCAGCGCCAAGGACAAAGGGCTGAACCACGCCAAGATGGGCGCCATGGCCGGCACGGGCATCGGCGTCTTCAACGACCGGCTGCGCGATGCCGCTCACGGCGGCTACAACACCGACCCGCTGCAAGTGCGCCGGCAGGGCTTCATCAACGGCCTGAGCTATGACTGGAACGGCTATTGCTACGCCAACCGCGCGCAGAGCGACCTGTGGTACGAGACCGGCCGCATCCGCGCCGGCCTGCGCGGCAGCTTGGGCGACTTCGCCGCCGATCCACAGGAGGCCGTGAACTACGTGGAGAAGCACGACAACGAGACGCTGTTCGACCTAAACGTCTTCCGCCTGCCCAACGGCGTTGGCGACCCCGGCGCATGCGGCGGGGGCAGCTACACCGTGCCCACCACGTCTCTGGCCGACCGCGTGCGCGCGCAGAACGTCGCGGCCAGCCTGGCGGCGCTGGCGCAGGGCGTGCCCTTCTTCCACCTCGGCCAGGACATCCTGCGCAGCAAGTCGCTGGACCGCAACAGCTACGACAGCGGCGACTGGTTCAACCGCGTGGACTGGACCTACGCCGACAACAACTTCGCCAAAGGGCTGCCGCCGGCCTGGGACAACCAGACGCGCTGGAGCGTGATGCAGCCGCTGCTGAACAATGCCTCGCTGAAGCCCGGCTCCGCCGAAATGCAGCGCGCCGCCGCGCACCTGCGCGAGATGCTGCGCGTGCGCTATAGCAGCCCGCTCTTCCGCTTGCAAACGGCCGGCGAGGTCGCCGCCCGCGTGCAGTTCACCAACACCGAGAACAGCCGCGATGGCCTGATCGTGATGACCTTGAGTGATGTGGTCTCGCCCGACCTAGATGCCAACTGGGAGTACATCGTCGTCCTGTTCAACGCGCACAAGATCACGCAGACCTACGCGCTGCCCTGGCTGATCGGCAACACCGGCGTGCAACTGCACCCCCACCCTGACCGACAACACAGACGATGACCCGCTGATCGGACTGGCGCAGTTCGACGGCGCCACTGGCGTGTTCACCGTGCCGGCCCGCACCACGGCGGTGTTCGTCACGCCGCAGGCGCCCAGCGGTGGGCCGCCCCCGTCGCCCAGCACGATTGACTGGGTGGGCAAGTTGTGGCCGCGCGGCGGCGTCGCCAACCTCGTCAACCAGGGCAACTTCGCGCCGGCCGGGTTCGACGTGTACGTGCAGGTCTATGAACCCGGCGTCACCGACTCCCCTGGGCAGGGAGCGGGCATCAGTTGCTCTCTGCACTGGGGGCGCTACGGCGACCCCTGGCAGGACGTGCCGATGAGCTACAACTCCACGCCAGGCGTGGATGTGCCGCCCACCCACGACGAATACAAAGTCACCCTCCCCAAGGCCACGCTGGAGGCGCTGCCGCCCGGCACGTATGGTTTCACGGCATATTGCCAGAAAGTCGGCGAGGACAAGAAGTGGAAAGAAGACACCTACAACATCAACGGCAACCCTGCCGATGACGACCAGGGCGATGGGTTGATCACCGTCGTGCCGGCGAGCGACCCGAAGCCGGCCCCGCCCGGCGGCGTGTTCGTGCATCTGTTCGAGTGGCGCTGGGCGGACATCGAGAAGGAATGCCACTTCCTGGCCCAGAAGGGCTACAAGGGCGTGCAAGTTTCGCCGCCGCAGGAGCACGTGGTGCCCACGGCCAACATGTTCGGCAATCCGGCCAACGCCTACCCGTGGTGGGTGCGCTATCAGCCGGTGAGCTACACCTTGCAAAGCAGCCGCAGCGGCACGCTGGCCGAATTCCAGAGCATGGTGAACACCTGCAACAGCCTGGGCGTGGATGTCATCGTGGATGCGGTGATCAATCACATGACCGGCCTGCACCCCGACACCATTACCAACACCGGAACGGCCGGCACGAGCTATTCCCACTACACCTATCCCGGCCTGTTCGGCCCGTCGGATTTCAACTACTGCGGCACCAATCCGGGCGCCACCAACGGCGATGCCCACGACATTGTGGATTACACCGACCGCCGCCAGGTGCAGACCTGCGAGCTGTTGAACCTGGCCGACTTGAAGACCAGCGATGCCGGTGTGCGGTCGCGCATCACGAACTATCTACAGGCGCTGGTGAACATGGGCGTCAAAGGGTTCCGCGTGGACGCGGCCAAGCACATGCCGGCGCACGAGGTGGGCGCCATCTTAGCCGGCGTCACCGGCACGTTCTACGTCTTCAACGAAGTGATTGACGCAAACCCCAGCGAGCGCGTGCGCAGCCTGGAATACTCGCCCTACGGCGACGTGACCGAGTTTTACTACTCCATCCGCATTGGCGAAGCCTTCAACAACTGCTCTGGCGGCGTGCTGAGCCAGTTGCAAAGCATCCCGCTCGGCCACTGGCTGCCCGGCCGTTTTGCCGTAGTGTTCACCGACAACCACGACAATCAGCGCGGCCATGGCGCCGGCGGCGGGTGCATCGTGGATCATCGCGACGGCGCGGCCCATGTGCTGGCCAACATCTTCGCCCTGGCGCATCCCTACGGCGACTACGTCTCGGTGATGTCCAGCTACTACTGGAACAACAACCCGAACAGCAGCGCCGGCGATAGCAAGGGGCCGCCCAGCGCCGATCCACCCTACACCGCCGGCAGCGGCCCGAACACGCGCCCGGTGTACAGCGTCACACAGACCATCGGCGACTGGCCGGCCAACTGCTCGGCCACGTATGAGGATGGCAAATGGGTGTGCGAACATCGCCGGCCCTCCACTGCCGGCATGGTGGGCTTCCGCGCGGCCACGCACGGCGAGCCGGTGAGCGGCTGGGTCAACGTCTCGCCCAACCACATTGCGTTTGGGCGAGGGGGGCAAGGGCTACGTGGCGATCAACCGCACCCACACGGCCAACACGCGCACCTACACCACCACGTTGCCGGCCGGCTACTACTGCGACGTGACGCGCTACGCCTTCATCAACGGCTGGTGCGTGGACTACTACACCGGCGCGCCGTTGCCGCTCAACCAGTGGATCGTGGTGCAGGCAGACGGCAGCATCCAAAACCAGACGCTCAACGCCATGGATGCCTTGGCCATTCACATCGCTGCCAGCCGGCACGAAGTGCTCTTGAACGCTGCGCCGGCCGCCGGCGGCAGCGTGAGCGGCGGCGGCACCTACACCTATGGGCAGACGGTGGCGATCACGGCGACGCCCAACGCCGGCTACATCTTCCTGCACTGGCAGGATGCGCTGAGCAATGTTGTGAGCACCAGCCCAAC is a genomic window containing:
- a CDS encoding nucleotidyltransferase, whose translation is MREKIPVPKEKLAEFCQRHHIRRLALFGSALHGDFGLESDIDLLVEFEPAHVPGLFGMARMERELSALLGGRKVDLRTPEDLSRYFREDVLREAEVQYAQG
- a CDS encoding hypothetical protein (possible pseudo, frameshifted), with amino-acid sequence MKTSVYAWRRSTAAAPSASHCATSQYLAALYTEIYLDRLFNARAQGRSSAAPLLAYWIATGSSDVLTVVRFLQRFLSDRAWAIKTLKAVLDGKTGLVAPDGSDVCAGRFPFLRELGSAGVCLPDLGTQASPVSRLHISMTTSFNASSTPQAAACMCARFKSSPGELGLKAANAGDYSGVISIGDTSAFKKLVEEDSGTIALEEDAIAGSFFEHINRPDSGLHVLIGAKKFMEGWNSWCVASMGFLNIGRQEGSQIIQCSVENLA
- a CDS encoding transcriptional activator — its product is MSRWRVQLLGGFGLWRDETALAHRFETDSARALFAWLCLNAGKPARRDALAALLWPDTSQSAALSALRTTLTRMRRALADAAPALHSDPQTVTLILPADWDVDAALFDQAIAQTRAHTHRRAAGCPDCLARLQQAVARYAGDLLAGLSVESDLFMDWLAGQREHFHQAALDALETLAERAAMAADWPTALHYSRRQLSLEPWHEPAHRRAMLGLAHQGQRMAALAQYRACQRVLQQEFGADPDPETQRLADAIRLSRWSSAARAPAPGQTRAEALDQLPFIGRDRDLRALMDLLNHPATRLLSVVGEGGIGKTRLVIRAAQHMRFAFDDGARFIFLHPEDKPAHAPDPARTTSHLAWHIAEACQISAQGHRSPEAQVLTALKARRHLLVFDSFEHVLEAAGFLGELLEAAPGCAALVASRQRLNLRHEQVVRLEGMSLNIEGATGSAGAQLFLALAERNGVVLNAPEARPQIEAICAALHGMPLGIELAAACLSGMGLSALQQAVQQSPGVLSIPIADLPVRHRSLQAVFESAWQTLGEAGQQALAALSVLRAPCPPQAAVHLAGSAATLTALVEQSLAHHLADGSLWMHESTRRFAADKLGAGPDGAARAQAAQRRHAEWFLRWLAESHSALRSTASADTREQLIASFDDLDAAWRWALAQGEWEWVSAAAFSYETLHRLAGRLAEGADHLSHALQIAPPAHDEAACRLRARLLIARDILQSLRDNQANMAAELREAAALAERIGDRALIILAWSRLARELRDHGKDGARQALDHAQAALQEIEGQPADPDALSAQAEYWRQSGALDFREGRWEPAERHFRTALALARRAQDHLLIPKMMEHLSTVLVARGASAEADALLNEALECYQQLRLTYQQTNVLDLLGQRADAQGHYAQARQHYLKAIELAQASGNRDAEMVTRINLGISCDQMGDYAQALAHTEAALALCRELGGTDHLTVVLANLSLHAHHNGAHDTALHYAREATTLAKQFGIPELEAYGWEFQGHALLAVGQVDAAEAAYRRALEMRQALEQAMLALETRAGLARVALARGDTPGASAWVEPIAAHLLNGHTLDGAEETLRVYWTTYQALAHNDDRRAGAILRLAAHLIEQRAARLSDAHSRAVYLNVEAHRCILEAWRANSVSRAAATQNLQTGLPQ